In Fusarium falciforme chromosome 10, complete sequence, a single genomic region encodes these proteins:
- a CDS encoding Alpha-L-rhamnosidase produces MASVIDAQFEHYHAPNTLGVQNSTPRISWKIKDVTGSFKQASYEIEVSDGNANQQQRLALTAKRTSSLSTLVPWPFDHTLRSRQNISIRVRLYDDKDNVTPWSEPAHLEVGLLERSDWQCQRIAAPWGPGTSQPDPEQLYRKEFQISSEIEQARLYITSQGVYEAEVNGQRIGDYFLAPGWTAYDNRLQYQTYDLTSALVEGANCIGVRLAEGWFSGRIGFEGGHRNIWGPHTALLAQLEIFYANGHSEIIVSDGSWAVTKGPIKLAEIYDGEKYDARDEIPSWSTPAMDKSASNWDPVLVMENLPPEIELTAGYGEPVRRVEVIKPLEKIITPSGKTILDFGQNLVGYLRLRNIKGPRGHKITLRHAEVLENGELGTRPLRICKATDEYTLKGDEGGESYEPRFTFHGFRYAEIDGWVGDLNLESIEAVVCHTDMKPVGEFECSEPLLNQLYKNVVWGMRGNFLSVPTDCPQRDERLGWSGDLALFAPTATLIYDCFGMLKNWLIDLEHDQTILGGVPPMVSPNSTIPDPIWCRRVPCAIWHDVTILAPWALYQETGDESILAQQYNSMTTWMKVLPRKDHLWDPKPFQLGDWLDPAAPPDAPWKGATDAKMVANMFLIQSLDLMVKISAILGHHDESAKFQAESDAARGAFQDEYVTRNGRLVSDSQAAYALAICLNVLSPAQKKHAADRLAWLVRKNNFRIGTGFAGTPYLCEALASTGHSQVAYATLLEKGCPSWLYPVTMGATTMWERWDSMLPDGSINPGEMTSFNHYAFGAIAKFLYERLAGLQRVEPGWKRCRIAPTIGAEFTSASASHITPYGKISCSWETSPVMESPQSESIRFRVTVPPNTTAEVVIPGKDGERTEIVGSGEWDFESVFERDGSWPVLALPPKS; encoded by the exons ATGGCCTCCGTCATTGACGCTCAGTTTGAGCACTACCATGCCCCAAACACGCTGGGCGTCCAGAATTCTACGCCGAGAATCTCGTGGAAGATCAAAGATGTGACCGGCTCGTTCAAGCAAGCTAGCTACGAGATCGAGGTGAGCGATGGCAACGCCAATCAGCAACAACGCCTTGCTTTGACTGCGAAACGAACGTCAAGTCTCTCAACGCTCGTTCCATGGCCCTTCGACCACACTCTTCGCTCGCGGCAGAACATATCCATCAGAGTAAGACTCTATGACGACAAGGATAACGTTACTCCTTGGAGCGAACCGGCACATCTCGAAGTTGGCCTGCTCGAGCGCAGTGATTGGCAATGTCAGCGTATTGCTGCTCCTTGGGGCCCTGGTACTTCTCAACCAGACCCAGAACAGCTCTACCGGAAGGAGTTTCAGATTTCCAGCGAAATTGAGCAGGCGAGGCTCTACATCACGTCTCAGGGCGTTTACGAAGCTGAGGTCAACGGCCAACGCATCGGCGACTACTTCCTCGCTCCCGGGTGGACTGCCTATGACAACAGACTACAGTACCAGACATATGATCTCACGTCAGCACTCGTTGAGGGCGCCAACTGCATTGGAGTACGTCTTGCTGAGGGCTGGTTTTCTGGTCGGATCGGCTTTGAGGGAGGCCATCGAAATATCTGGGGCCCTCACACTGCTCTTTTGGCACAGCTCGAGATTTTCTACGCCAACGGTCATTCTGAGATCATCGTCTCTGATGGTTCTTGGGCTGTGACCAAGGGCCCTATCAAGCTGGCCGAGATTTACGACGGCGAAAAGTACGACGCCCGGGATGAGATCCCATCCTGGTCAACCCCCGCGATGGACAAGTCAGCCTCCAACTGGGACCCTGTTCTGGTTATGGAGAACCTACCTCCGGAGATCGAGCTGACAGCTGGCTACGGAGAGCCCGTTCGCCGGGTTGAAGTGATCAAACCCCTGGAGAAGATCATTACACCATCTGGAAAGACCATCCTCGACTTTGGCCAAAACCTGGTCGGATATCTTCGCCTTCGAAACATCAAAGGTCCTCGTGGACACAAGATCACGCTTCGCCATGCCGAAGTCCTAGAGAACGGAGAACTTGGCACGCGTCCGCTCCGCATTTGCAAGGCGACCGACGAGTATACCCTGAAAGGTGATGAGGGTGGCGAGTCCTACGAGCCTCGATTCACATTTCACGGGTTCCGATACGCCGAGATTGATGGATGGGTCGGTGATCTGAACTTGGAGTCAATCGAAGCCGTCGTCTGCCATACTGATATGAAGCCCGTTGGTGAATTTGAGTGTTCGGAGCCCTTGCTCAATCAACTGTACAAGAACGTCGTCTGGGGAATGCGAGGAAACTTCCTATCCGTTCCCACTGATTGCCCTCAACGCGACGAAAGACTCGGTTGGTCCGGAGACTTGGCCCTCTTCGCCCCGACTGCGACTCTCATCTACGACTGCTTCGGCATGTTGAAGAACTGGCTGATTGACCTGGAGCACGATCAAACTATTCTTGGGGGAGTACCGCCCATGGTCAGCCCCAACTCAACTATCCCAGATCCTATCTGGTGTAGGAGAGTGCCTTGTGCTATTTGGCATGATGTCACGATTCTTGCGCCTTGGGCTCTTTATCAAGAGACGGGGGATGAGAGTATCCTTGCGCAGCAGTACAATAGCATGACGACTTGGATGAAGGTGCTCCCACGAAAAGACCATTTGTGGGATCCGAAGCCGTTTCAACTGGGA GACTGGCTTGACCCAGCAGCACCTCCCGATGCCCCATGGAAGGGAGCGACGGACGCCAAAATGGTGGCCAACATGTTTCTCATCCAGAGTCTAGACTTAATGGTCAAGATATCAGCCATACTCGGCCATCACGACGAGAGTGCCAAGTTCCAAGCCGAGTCCGACGCTGCTCGGGGCGCATTCCAAGATGAATACGTCACACGCAACGGACGTCTAGTCTCCGACTCTCAAGCGGCATACGCTTTGGCAATTTGTCTAAACGTTCTTTCCCCTGCACAGAAGAAACACGCGGCGGATAGACTTGCGTGGCTGGTGCGAAAGAACAACTTCAGGATCGGAACAGGCTTTGCTGGAACACCGTATCTCTGCGAAGCTCTCGCCTCCACAGGCCATTCCCAAGTTGCTTATGCCACGCTGCTTGAGAAAGGCTGCCCCTCATGGCTTTACCCCGTTACCATGGGTGCAACTACCATGTGGGAGAGGTGGGATAGCATGCTACCGGATGGTTCCATCAATCCAGGCGAGATGACTTCGTTTAACCACTACGCCTTCGGTGCCATTGCCAAGTTTCTGTACGAAAGACTTGCCGGACTACAGCGGGTCGAGCCAGGGTGGAAACGATGCCGAATTGCTCCCACTATTGGGGCTGAATTTACAAGTGCCTCAGCATCTCACATTACTCCTTACGGCAAGATTTCCTGTTCTTGGGAGACATCACCAGTTATGGAGTCGCCTCAGAGCGAGAGCATCAGGTTTCGGGTCACAGTGCCCCCCAATACTACTGCTGAAGTGGTTATTCCTGGGAAGGATGGAGAGAGAACGGAAATTGTAGGGTCCGGCGAGTGGGATTTTGAGTCTGTTTTTGAAAGAGACGGCTCATGgccagtcttggccttgccacCAAAGTCTTAG